One genomic window of Vibrio parahaemolyticus includes the following:
- the metJ gene encoding met regulon transcriptional regulator MetJ, with protein sequence MADWNGEYISPYAEHGKKSEQVKKITVSIPLKVLKVLTDERTRRQINNLRHATNSELLCEAFLHAYTGQPLPTDEDLRKDRPDDIPTEAKALMTAMGIEFEAFDDE encoded by the coding sequence ATGGCTGACTGGAATGGCGAATACATTAGCCCATATGCTGAGCACGGTAAAAAAAGCGAACAAGTAAAAAAAATTACCGTTTCTATCCCGCTAAAAGTTTTAAAAGTGCTGACTGATGAGCGTACTCGTCGTCAGATCAATAACTTACGCCATGCAACCAACAGCGAACTACTATGTGAAGCATTCCTGCACGCATATACAGGTCAGCCATTACCAACGGATGAAGACCTTCGTAAAGACAGACCGGATGACATTCCAACTGAAGCAAAAGCGTTAATGACGGCGATGGGTATCGAATTCGAAGCATTTGACGACGAATAA